The DNA region AAACAGGCAGTCCATATGACGAATAATCAATGGATGTCATTGCTTGGCTTAGCCAATCGAGCGCGGAAAATTATATCGGGTGAAGAGCTTTCTGTGAAGGAGATACGAAGCGGAAAAGCCAAACTCGTTCTATTATCGGCAGATGCATCTGCAAATACGACCAAAAAAATTACAGATAAATGTAAGTTTTATGAAGTTCCATGCAAATATGTGGAAGATCGTTTTCTTCTTGGCCAAGCGATTGGTAAAGAAGCCCGCGTTGTTGTAGCTGTATTAGATGTTGGATTTGCAAAAAAACTGATAACGTTGCTCGATTAATTCTAGCGGGGGTGAAAAAATGAGTAAAGTACGTGTATATGAATACGCAAAAAAACACAATATTTCAAGTAAAGACGTAATTACAAAACTAAAAGAAATGAATATAGAGGTTTCAAACCATATGGCAACTATAGAAGATGCAGAGATTGTTAAGCTAGACGCAACCTTCAAGAAAAATGAAGGAAATACACAGTCCAAGCCACAAAACCGCCAAAATCAAAAACCACAACAGGGAGTTAAACCTCAAGTGCAGAGTAAAACAAATCCAAAGTCTTTTGAGGGTAACACTGCACCCAGCAAGGTGAAAGTTGTCTCTCCACCAAAAACGGGTGAAAATAAATCTTTTAGCCCTGGAAAAGGAAATAAAAAACCTTTTAATAATAATAACCAAAACCGCAATAATAATAATAACAGGAAAAAGAACCATACTCCTGTTGTGCAAGCACAGCCTCAAGTGAGAAAAGTGAAAGAGCTTCCTGCTAAGATTACTTATAGTGAATCATTGACTGTTGGCGAACTAGCGAAAAAAATATATCGCGAACCATCTGAAATCATTAAAAAGCTCTTTTTACTAGGTGTTATGGCAACTATTAACCAGGTGCTTGATAAGGATGCGATTGAATTAATTGCAAGTGAATATGGGGTCGAAGTGGAAGAAGAAATTAAAGTTGATACGACTGACCTTGAAGTTTACTTTACGGAGGACACTTCTGAAGAGCTTGTAGAAAGACCGTCTGTCGTTACAATTATGGGTCACGTTGACCACGGTAAAACAACCTTGCTCGACTCTATTCGTAACACCAAGGTTTCAGAAGGCGAAGCAGGTGGAATCACTCAGCATATCGGTGCATACCAAATCGTGCAAAATGGAAAGAAAATTACATTCCTTGATACACCGGGTCACGCAGCCTTTACTACTATGCGTGCTCGTGGTGCAAAAATTACTGATATAACAATCCTTGTTGTTGCAGCTGATGATGGTGTAATGCCGCAAACAGTTGAAGCAATTAATCATGCAAAGGCAGCCGAGGTTCCAATTATTGTTGCAGTTAATAAAATGGATAAAGAAGCGGCTAACGCTGATCGTGTTATGCAGGAACTCACCGAGCATGGATTAGTTTCTGAGGCCTGGGGCGGGGACACCATCTTTGTTCCTCTTTCTGCAAAAACTGGAGAAGGTATCGATAGTCTAATTGAGATGCTTCTTCTAGTTGGTGAAGTAGAAGAATTTAAGGCAAATCCAAAGCGTAAAGCTGTGGGTACAGTAATTGAGGCTCGCTTAGATAAAGGTCGTGGCTCCGTTGCAACCTTATTAGTTCAAAATGGTACACTAAAAATCGGTGATCCGATCGTTGTCGGACATACGTTTGGCCGTGTCCGTGCGATGGTGAACGATTTAGGACGCCGCGTGAAAGAAGCTGGACCATCAACTCCTGTTGAAATAACAGGACTTAATGACGTCCCGCAAGCTGGTGATCGTTTTGTTGTTTTTGATGATGAGAAAACAGCTCGTCAAGTTGGTGAATCCCGTGCCCAAACGGCATTAGTCGCTCAACGTGGCGAAAAATCCGTTGTTAGCCTAGAAACTTTATTTGACCAATTAAAGCTAGGTGAAATGAAAGACCTGAATATTGTCTTAAAAGCAGATGTTCAAGGATCAGCTGAAGCCGTTGCAGCTTCTTTACAAAAAATTGACGTTGAAGGTGTAAATATCAAAATCATTCATAGTGGTGCAGGTGCCATTAATGAGTCAGATATTACGCTTGCATCCGCTTCTAATGCAATTGTGATTGGCTTTAACGTTCGTCCAGATGTTAATGCGAAACGTGCTGCAGAACAAGAAAAAGTGGATGTTCGTCTTCATAGTATTATTTATAAAGTCATTGAGGAAATTGAAGCGGCAATGAAAGGAATGCTTGACCCAGAATTTAAAGAAAAAGTGATTGGTCAAGCTGAAATTCGCCAAACCTTCAAAGTTTCAAAAGTAGGAACCATTGCAGGTTCTTATGTAACCGATGGTAAAATTACCCGCGACAGTGGAATTCGTTTAATTCGAAACGGTGTTGTCGTTTTTGAAGGTCAAATTGATGCCTTAAAACGCTTTAAAGATGATGCCAAGGAAGTAGCACAAGGCTACGAGTGTGGTGTTACAATTAAAAACTTCAATGATGTTAAAGAAGGCGATATTATTGAAGCATATGTAATGGAAGAGATTGAGCGTAAATGATTGTCGGCATTGCCGAGTGTGAATGTATCATTTATAATGCCCATTCATTAAAAGAAAAGCGGGCAGTTCTGCAGAGAATCCTAACTCGTTTGAAGCAAAAATTTAATGTTTCTGTTTCAGAGGTAGGCTACCAGGATATGTGGCAAAGGACGAAAATTGCCATTGCCGTAGTCACCTCAACTCGTGTTACTACTGAGCACGAACTGCAGAATGCCTTGAAATTAATCGACTCCTTTCCAGAAATAGAAAGAACGATTACTGATATTGAATGGCTTTAAGTTAAGAGGTGTAGTTTAATGAGCCACAGAGCAAATCGTGTGGGAGAGCAAATGAAAAAAGAATTAAGTGACATCATCGGACGAAAAATTAAAGATCCTCGGATCGGCTTTGTGACGGTTACTGAAGTTCAAGTGACTGGAGATCTTCAACAGGCAAAAGTATATATTTCTGTATTGGGTGATGAGGAGCAAAAGGAGAATACCTTAAAAGGGCTTGCAAAGGCGAAAGGTTTCATTCGGTCTGAAATAGGACACCGTATCCGCCTCCGCAAAACACCTGAAATCCTTTTTGAATGGGATGAATCGATGGCCTACGGTAATCGAATTAACTCTCTCATCCATCAATTGCATAGAGATGAAGAGAAACCTATGGAAAATAATGAAGAAGAATAGTTTGAAACTTCACAAGGGATAACTGGATAGACATTTGTCTATCCTTTTTTTTCGATAAGAAGGAGGGAATGCGGGTGGAAGGGATCTTACCTTTATATAAACCAGCTGGCATGACATCGCATGATTGTATTTTCCGATTGCGAAAAATATTAAAAACTAAAAAGGTAGGCCATACGGGCACACTTGATCCTGATGTGACTGGTGTTCTTCCTATTTGTATAGGGAAGGCCACGAAGGTAGCTGAGTACATAACGGATGCAGGAAAAACCTATGAGGGAGAGGTAACAATTGGTTTTTCAACAACTACTGAGGATGCATCAGGAGAAATAGTTGAAAAAAAGAAAGTAAATAGGGCCATTTCAAGAGAAGAAATCCAACAGACTCTTCTGTCTCTTACAGGAGAAATAAAACAAACACCGCCGATGTTTTCAGCCGTAAAAGTAGGTGGAACACGTCTATATGAATATGCTCGAAAAGGGATTGAAGTGGAACGGCCTACTAGAGTGGTGACAATTTATTCTATTGAATTACTGGATGATCGTGATGTCTATAAAGGAGAGGAAACAATCTCCTTCCGTTTTAGAGTAAGCTGCAGTAAAGGGACATATATAAGGACTCTTGCTGTAATGATTGGTGAATTACTTGGGTACCCGGCACATATGTCAAACTTAAAACGGGTACAATCTGCCGCCTTTCATTTAGAGGATTGTTTAACCTTTGAACAGGTTGAAGAGCTGATGGAAACAGGGAAGATTGAAGCTAGTTTAAGACCGCTGGAAATGGCAATTTCTCATTTGCCGAAATACGTAATAAATGATAAAGTAGCAGAGAAAGTGAAAAATGGCGCACTTTTACAAATACCTGAACATTTAAAAAATAGCAACGGACCTATTGTCGCTGAAACAGAAGCTGGCCTGGCACTTGCGATTTACTCCATTCATCCAAACAAGCCAGGACTTCTTAAGCCGGTAAAAGTATTGCGAAATGAGCAAGAATAAAAAAGGTAAGGTCTAGAAAAGGTGAGTTTCGATTGGAAGTAATTAAACTTAGTTTTCCGTTAAATATAGATAGAATTAAAATACCGCCCTTAGCGATGGCGCTGGGTTATTTTGATGGAGTTCATTTAGGCCATCAGAAAGTCATTCTTGAAGCAAAAAAACAGGCTGAGGATAAAGGTTTGCGCTCTGCAGTCATGACCTTTGATCCCCATCCATCAGTTGTTTTAGGAAAAGGCCAAAAACATGTTCATTATATAACACCGACAGCTGAAAAAGAAAAAGTAATTGAAGATTTGGGAATTGATTTTCTATTTATACTCCATTTTACAGCGGAATTTGCAAACCTGCTGCCACAAGAATTTATCGATCAATATGTGATTGGATTAAATGTCAAACACGTTGTGGCGGGCTTTGATTTTTCATATGGGAGGATGGGTAAAGGGACGATGGAAACCATTCCATTTCATTCAAGGGAACAATTTTTGTTTACAGTTATCCCAAAGTTAACCATAGACGATGAAAAAGTAAGTTCAACACGTATCCGCCAATACATAAAGGACGGTAAAACAGACAGATTGCCAGAACTGTTAGGCAGATATTATTCAACTTCTGGAATGGTTGTCCATGGTGATAAACGAGGACGGACAATTGGTTTTCCAACAGCAAATTGTGACATCAGAGACGAATTTATCTTACCGCCAATAGGTGTCTACGCAGTTAGAATGAAGGTTGATGGTACATGGTATCAAGGAGTTTGCAATTTAGGCTATAAACCAACCTTTAATAAGGAAGCGAACAAAACTTCTGTCGAAGTTCATTTATTTAATTTTGATCAAGATATCTATGGGGAAAAAGTGATAGTCGAATGGCATCTTTATTTAAGAAAAGAACAAAAGTTTTCTGGGATTGAAGAACTGATCTCACAAATTGAGAAAGATAAACAAAATGCCATAAAGTACTTTGAAAAATTCGACAAAATTTCAGCTAATCCATGATCAAAGGATCTATTCTATGATTTGACTTGCATTTTGTCATAAAACGTTGTATTCTTATTAACGTATTAAAAATAACCTTTGCTTGGCAAGTCGAGTCACCGACGCTTGCTCGGTAACAGGGGATATCTATTAGGAGGTGAATAGGATGGCAATCACTCAAGAGCGTAAAAATGAGCTTATCAATGAGTATAAAACTCATGAAAACGATACTGGATCTGCAGAGGTTCAAATCGCTGTCCTTACTGAATCAATCAACAATTTGAATGAGCACTTACGTACTCATAAGAAGGACCACCACTCACGTCGCGGTCTGTTGAAAATGGTTGGTAAGCGTCGTAATCTTTTAACTTACCTGCGTAACAATGAAGTTCAACGTTACCGTGTGTTAATCAAAAAACTTGGTCTTCGTAG from Neobacillus sp. FSL H8-0543 includes:
- the rpsO gene encoding 30S ribosomal protein S15, with amino-acid sequence MAITQERKNELINEYKTHENDTGSAEVQIAVLTESINNLNEHLRTHKKDHHSRRGLLKMVGKRRNLLTYLRNNEVQRYRVLIKKLGLRR
- the truB gene encoding tRNA pseudouridine(55) synthase TruB — encoded protein: MEGILPLYKPAGMTSHDCIFRLRKILKTKKVGHTGTLDPDVTGVLPICIGKATKVAEYITDAGKTYEGEVTIGFSTTTEDASGEIVEKKKVNRAISREEIQQTLLSLTGEIKQTPPMFSAVKVGGTRLYEYARKGIEVERPTRVVTIYSIELLDDRDVYKGEETISFRFRVSCSKGTYIRTLAVMIGELLGYPAHMSNLKRVQSAAFHLEDCLTFEQVEELMETGKIEASLRPLEMAISHLPKYVINDKVAEKVKNGALLQIPEHLKNSNGPIVAETEAGLALAIYSIHPNKPGLLKPVKVLRNEQE
- a CDS encoding YlxQ family RNA-binding protein — its product is MTNNQWMSLLGLANRARKIISGEELSVKEIRSGKAKLVLLSADASANTTKKITDKCKFYEVPCKYVEDRFLLGQAIGKEARVVVAVLDVGFAKKLITLLD
- the rbfA gene encoding 30S ribosome-binding factor RbfA — its product is MSHRANRVGEQMKKELSDIIGRKIKDPRIGFVTVTEVQVTGDLQQAKVYISVLGDEEQKENTLKGLAKAKGFIRSEIGHRIRLRKTPEILFEWDESMAYGNRINSLIHQLHRDEEKPMENNEEE
- the ribF gene encoding bifunctional riboflavin kinase/FAD synthetase — its product is MEVIKLSFPLNIDRIKIPPLAMALGYFDGVHLGHQKVILEAKKQAEDKGLRSAVMTFDPHPSVVLGKGQKHVHYITPTAEKEKVIEDLGIDFLFILHFTAEFANLLPQEFIDQYVIGLNVKHVVAGFDFSYGRMGKGTMETIPFHSREQFLFTVIPKLTIDDEKVSSTRIRQYIKDGKTDRLPELLGRYYSTSGMVVHGDKRGRTIGFPTANCDIRDEFILPPIGVYAVRMKVDGTWYQGVCNLGYKPTFNKEANKTSVEVHLFNFDQDIYGEKVIVEWHLYLRKEQKFSGIEELISQIEKDKQNAIKYFEKFDKISANP
- a CDS encoding DUF503 domain-containing protein, which gives rise to MIVGIAECECIIYNAHSLKEKRAVLQRILTRLKQKFNVSVSEVGYQDMWQRTKIAIAVVTSTRVTTEHELQNALKLIDSFPEIERTITDIEWL
- the infB gene encoding translation initiation factor IF-2, with the translated sequence MSKVRVYEYAKKHNISSKDVITKLKEMNIEVSNHMATIEDAEIVKLDATFKKNEGNTQSKPQNRQNQKPQQGVKPQVQSKTNPKSFEGNTAPSKVKVVSPPKTGENKSFSPGKGNKKPFNNNNQNRNNNNNRKKNHTPVVQAQPQVRKVKELPAKITYSESLTVGELAKKIYREPSEIIKKLFLLGVMATINQVLDKDAIELIASEYGVEVEEEIKVDTTDLEVYFTEDTSEELVERPSVVTIMGHVDHGKTTLLDSIRNTKVSEGEAGGITQHIGAYQIVQNGKKITFLDTPGHAAFTTMRARGAKITDITILVVAADDGVMPQTVEAINHAKAAEVPIIVAVNKMDKEAANADRVMQELTEHGLVSEAWGGDTIFVPLSAKTGEGIDSLIEMLLLVGEVEEFKANPKRKAVGTVIEARLDKGRGSVATLLVQNGTLKIGDPIVVGHTFGRVRAMVNDLGRRVKEAGPSTPVEITGLNDVPQAGDRFVVFDDEKTARQVGESRAQTALVAQRGEKSVVSLETLFDQLKLGEMKDLNIVLKADVQGSAEAVAASLQKIDVEGVNIKIIHSGAGAINESDITLASASNAIVIGFNVRPDVNAKRAAEQEKVDVRLHSIIYKVIEEIEAAMKGMLDPEFKEKVIGQAEIRQTFKVSKVGTIAGSYVTDGKITRDSGIRLIRNGVVVFEGQIDALKRFKDDAKEVAQGYECGVTIKNFNDVKEGDIIEAYVMEEIERK